A genomic stretch from Chitinophaga agri includes:
- a CDS encoding S1 family peptidase, which translates to MNEFSMIRDIERYLEGEMNEQEKTAFEALRQSDPAVNEQVLAHQQLIQQLEYFGRRSALQEKMDKIHAGMANNHVHIAPSASPAPKKVFSISRKLVLNMAAAAGIALLTSVSTIALMQQASRQKTKAEYEDVRRELKHIQRSQTALINDINSSKKAPANPGTYGGTGFAISNNGYVVTNYHVVAGADSIYIQNTKGEAFKAASVFEDISSDLAILKITDSTFKGQPLPYSLKPARASRGEAVFTLGYPRDEIVYGEGYISAQTGFNGDSAAYQVSIPVNPGNSGAPLMDSKGDVVGIVTGKQTTSDGIAFAVKSAHLKRLLEQMPKEKLPKKEWNHKNKLEGLSRVDQVKKLEEFVYMVKVYN; encoded by the coding sequence ATGAACGAATTTTCAATGATACGTGATATTGAACGCTACCTGGAGGGCGAAATGAACGAGCAGGAAAAAACTGCCTTCGAAGCGCTTCGCCAGTCCGACCCGGCGGTCAATGAGCAGGTGCTGGCTCACCAGCAGCTCATTCAGCAGCTGGAATACTTCGGACGCAGGTCAGCTTTGCAGGAAAAAATGGATAAGATCCATGCTGGTATGGCTAATAATCATGTACATATTGCTCCTTCGGCATCTCCTGCACCTAAAAAGGTCTTCTCCATCAGCAGAAAGCTGGTGCTGAACATGGCTGCAGCAGCAGGTATCGCACTGCTGACCTCTGTGTCTACTATTGCACTGATGCAACAGGCCAGCAGACAAAAAACCAAAGCGGAATATGAGGATGTAAGACGCGAGCTGAAACACATACAACGCTCACAGACGGCCCTCATTAATGACATTAACAGTTCAAAGAAAGCTCCGGCCAATCCCGGCACTTATGGTGGTACCGGATTTGCCATCTCCAATAATGGCTACGTAGTGACGAACTATCATGTCGTAGCAGGAGCTGACTCCATATATATACAAAATACCAAAGGTGAAGCCTTTAAAGCGGCCAGTGTATTTGAGGATATTTCCAGCGACCTCGCCATCCTTAAGATCACTGACTCTACTTTTAAAGGTCAACCACTTCCTTACTCACTGAAACCAGCCCGTGCATCACGCGGCGAAGCAGTCTTCACCCTGGGCTATCCAAGAGATGAGATTGTTTATGGCGAAGGCTATATCAGCGCTCAGACCGGCTTTAATGGAGACAGTGCAGCCTATCAGGTATCTATCCCGGTTAACCCCGGTAACAGTGGAGCTCCACTGATGGATAGCAAAGGTGATGTAGTAGGTATCGTAACCGGCAAACAGACCACGTCAGACGGTATTGCTTTTGCAGTAAAATCCGCTCACCTGAAACGTCTGCTGGAACAGATGCCTAAAGAGAAACTGCCTAAAAAAGAATGGAACCATAAGAATAAACTTGAAGGACTCAGCCGCGTAGATCAGGTGAAGAAACTGGAAGAGTTTGTTTACATGGTGAAAGTCTATAATTAA
- a CDS encoding carboxypeptidase-like regulatory domain-containing protein: MKRTTIWILFLCCCCSLLVVKAQAQVTLTGTIMDKENKLVLPYASVTNKSTGRRAYSDKGGFYRISASPKDVIVFSFLGYKSDSIVVAQSSGTETRNISLVVEATQLRGVEIGTQYSPYQADSITRREQFGYILDKRDMPLAGGSTPVGAGIVFSPFTRYSRREKQKREFKKIFAKAEHEHYVDSRFTPAFVSKVTSLKGDSLQLFMRENYPDYNTLRTMPQEDLIYWITDKYKAWIKK, from the coding sequence ATGAAAAGAACCACCATCTGGATATTATTCCTGTGTTGTTGTTGCAGCCTGCTGGTTGTAAAAGCACAGGCACAGGTTACATTGACGGGGACTATTATGGACAAGGAAAATAAGCTTGTCCTTCCTTACGCCAGCGTGACCAATAAGAGTACCGGCCGCCGGGCCTATTCAGATAAGGGCGGTTTTTACCGGATATCTGCCAGTCCCAAGGATGTGATCGTATTTTCCTTTTTGGGGTATAAGTCCGACAGTATTGTGGTGGCCCAGAGCAGTGGGACGGAAACCCGTAACATCTCTCTGGTAGTGGAGGCAACGCAGTTGCGGGGTGTGGAAATTGGTACGCAGTACTCACCCTATCAGGCGGATTCCATTACCCGAAGAGAGCAATTCGGTTATATTCTCGATAAAAGGGATATGCCGCTGGCCGGAGGTAGTACACCTGTAGGGGCTGGTATTGTTTTTAGCCCGTTCACCCGTTATTCACGGAGGGAGAAGCAAAAAAGAGAGTTTAAGAAGATTTTTGCCAAGGCGGAACATGAACATTATGTGGATTCGCGGTTTACGCCGGCATTTGTGAGTAAAGTGACCAGTCTCAAGGGCGACTCATTGCAGTTATTTATGCGGGAGAACTATCCTGACTACAATACACTGCGTACAATGCCTCAGGAGGACCTGATCTACTGGATCACAGATAAGTACAAAGCCTGGATCAAAAAGTAA